In Eubalaena glacialis isolate mEubGla1 chromosome 3, mEubGla1.1.hap2.+ XY, whole genome shotgun sequence, the following are encoded in one genomic region:
- the BTG2 gene encoding protein BTG2: MSQASWTGKRTDMLPEIAAAVGFLSSLLRTRGCVNEQRLQVFSGALQEALTEHYKHHWFPEKPSKGSGYRCIRINHKMDPIISKVASQIGLSQPQLHRLLPSELTLWVDPYEVSYRIGEDGSICVLYEEAPVATSYGLLTCKNQMMLGRSSPSKNYVMAVSS, translated from the exons ATGAGCCAGGCCAGCTGGACCGGGAAGAGAACAGACATGCTCCCGGAGATCGCCGCCGCTGTGGGTTTCCTCTCCAGCCTTCTGAGGACCCGGGGCTGCGTGAACGAACAGCGACTTCAGGTTTTCAGCGGGGCTCTCCAGGAAGCCCTGACGG AGCACTACAAACACCACTGGTTTCCTGAAAAACCATCCAAGGGCTCCGGCTACCGCTGCATCCGAATCAACCACAAAATGGACCCCATCATCAGTAAAGTGGCTAGCCAGATCGGACTCAGCCAGCCTCAGCTGCACCGGCTGCTGCCCAGTGAGCTGACCCTGTGGGTGGACCCCTACGAGGTGTCCTACCGCATTGGGGAGGATGGCTCCATCTGCGTCCTGTACGAGGAGGCCCCGGTGGCCACTTCCTATGGGCTCCTCACCTGCAAGAACCAAATGATGCTGGGCAGGAGCAGCCCCTCAAAGAACTACGTCATGGCAGTCTCCAGTTAG